A window of Bacteroidales bacterium genomic DNA:
TTAAAATCTTCGTTTATTAATTCAAGGGCTAATTCCTTGAATGTTACTATTCCTATTATTGAGTCTTCCTCTTCGGAGTATATTGGGTATGTATCAAAATCGTTCTCTTTTATAAGATCTATTATCTCATCGTGGCTCAAAGAGTTGCTTATAGAGACTACCTCGCTTCGGTGTGTCATTATTGATTCTACTTTGAGGTCGCCCAACATAAATACTCGCTCCATTATGTCCTCCTCAACCTCTTGTACCTCTCCATCGAGTCGTCCCTCTTTTACCATAGACATAATCTCCTCTTCTGTAACTTTGCTATTGTTCTCTTTTATTCCAATTAATGATACTATCAGAGATGTACTCTTTGACAATAGTTTTACAAACGGTGATGCCATCCTTGAGATTATATTCATGGGTTTTGCTATTGCAGTTGCCACTTTCTCAGGTTCATTCATCCCTATTCTTTTGGGTACTAACTCGCCTAATATAAGGGTAAAGTATGTTACTATTATTACTATAAGAGTCTGGGATATGGGTAGTGAATATTTTAATGGCAGTCCTACCTTTGATAGTAACATGGCAAGGTCGTCAGATAGTGTTGCTCCTGAGAATATACCTGTTAGTATGCTTATGGCTGTTATCCCTATCTGTATGGTTGATAAAAAACGGTCGGGGTCATCAAATAGTTTTAGTGCGGTTTTTGCTTTGCTATTTCCTTTATCTGCTTCTTTTAGCAGAAAGGTGCGTCGTGAAGATATTATTGCTATCTCCGACATTGACAATACTCCGTTCAGAAGTATTAGCATAAGGATGATTATTATCTCTGTCAAAATAATGATATTTAAGGCTCTTGCAAAGATATTATTTTTATGATTATTTTCAAATAGGAAAGATAAATAGTGATTATTATATGAGGCTTTTTGGGTACAAAAAAAGGGATGCTTTTTGCATCCCTTTCAGTTGTCTTACCAGGATTCGAACCTAGACAGGCAGAACCAAAAACTGCAGTGCTACCATTACACCATAAGACAATCCTTATTTGTTCGCAGGACTTTAACCTTGCGTAACGGGTGCAAAGATACTACTTTTTTTTAATAGTGCAAATGTTTTTTCAAAAAAATTTATTTTGCGATTATTAAAAAGTAGTTCTTTTTACCTCTTTGTGCTAATATATATTTGTCGTTTAATAGCGACTCTTCGCCTATTACTGCGTCAAATGCGGTTAGTTTCTCTTTGTTTATCATTACTCCTCCGCCTTGTACAGTTTTACGCATCTCGCCTTTTGAGGGGAATATGCTTGTTTTCTCTGCTAAAAGGTCAACTACTTTTATTCCCTCTTTTAGCTCCTCTTTGCTTATCTCAAATTGAGGTACTCCTTCAAATACGCTTAGTAGTGTTTCTTCATCAATTTTGCGTAGTGCCTCTGATGTTGCTCCTCCAAAGAGTATTTGTGATGCCTCTACTGCTGCTTCGTATGCCTCGCGTGAGTGTACCATTACTGTTACCTCTTCGGCTAATTTTTTTTGTAAGGGGCGTAGGTGTGGGGCTGCGTTTTGCTCTTCAACCAATTTTTCAATCTCCTCTTTTGTTAGCGAAGTGAATATCTTTATATATTTCTCGGCATCAGCATCGCCTACGTTTAACCAGAATTGGTAGAATTTATAAGGAGATGTGTAGCGTGGATCTAACCATACGTTACCTGATTCGGTTTTTCCGAATTTACCTCCGTCTGCTTTTGTTATCAGAGGGCATGTTAAGGCAAATGCTTCATCGCCATTCATACGGCGTATTAGTTCAGTTCCTGTGGTGATGTTTCCCCATTGGTCAGAGCCTCCCATTTGCAGTTTGCATCCTTTGGTTTTGTTTAGGAAGGTAAAGTCATATCCTTGTACCAATTGGTATGAGAACTCGGTAAACGATAGTCCTGATGTGCCCTCTCCTGCTAAACGGCGTTTAACAGAGTCTTTTGCCATCATATAGTTTACTGTTATGTGTTTTCCTACTTCACGAATGAAGTCGAGGAACGAGAACTCTTTCATCCAGTCGTAGTTGTTTACCAACTCGGCACTGTTTGGTGCGTCTGAATCAAAATCCAAGAATTTTGATAACTGTTTTTTTATTGCTTCTTGGTTGTGGCGTAGTGTTGCTTCATCTAACAGGTTGCGCTCCTGCGACTTCATTGAGGGGTCGCCTATCATTCCTGTTGCTCCTCCAATTAAAGCAAGGGGTTTGTGTCCTGCTCTTTGAAAGTGGCGAAGCATCATTACTCCTACAAGGTGTCCTATATGTAATGAGTCGGCTGTTGGGTCAATTCCTACGTATGCAACAGTCATCTCTTTTTGCAATTGCTCTTCAGTTCCGGGCATCATATCGTGTATCATACCTCTCCAACGAAGTTCTTCTACAAAGTTAAAGTTCATTTTCTATATTGTTTTTATTGTTAATCGTTATTTGAGGTTGCGAAGTTACATATTTTTCTCCTAACTATAAAGGTGTTGCCTAAATTATTGTTGTTATGTTTTGTTTAAATATGCTTTTGTATGTTTTTTCTACCTCTTTTTCTAACTCCCCTACGTCAATTCCACGAGTTTTGGCTATATTTTCGTATATCTTTTCAATTGGTAGTCTGCTCTCGTCGCTCTCAATTAATATTTTGTTTATTGGTATGTTTTTTATTGTTTCAGGGTTGTACTTCTCGCCTATCGATAATATTATTCCTGCATTAATAAGCATTGTTGCGGTTTGGGGTTTACCTCTGAAACCGTGTATTATCCATGTTTGTGTTGGGTGTATTTTGTTTTTGAGTTCTACTATCTCGTTGTAACTCTTTACGCAGTGTATTATCAGTGGTTTTTTTTCTACTTCGGAAATCTCTATTTGTGCTTTAAATAGTTTGATTTGTAACTCTATGGGTGTTTCACATAGTTTATCTATTCCGCACTCCCCTATTGCCAATATATTCTCTTTTTGTGCTATTGTTTTTACCTCCGCTATTGCTTGTTCATAGTTTTGAGGTATATACCAAGGGTGGATACCTATTGAGGATATGGTGTTGTTCTCTGTTGCGTTTTTATTTTGCAACTCCATATTATATATCCTCAAATGGCTTTCGTTTGACTCTTTGCCGGTGTGTGTATGTATGTCGATATACATCTATACTTTTTTTGTTTTTTTTATGGTACAGGGTCGTGTCCGCTTCCTCCCCATGGGTGGCATCGGCATATCCGTTTTACTGCCAACCATAATCCTTTGAATGGGCCATGCTTTTTTATTGCCTCTATGGCGTATTGTGAACAAGTAGGTGTGTATCGGCACGATGGAGGAAATAGTGGCGATATACAGGCTCTGTAAAAGTATATGGGTAGTAATAGTATGAAACTTATTATTCGCATAGTTACCTCTTAACTGGATAATGCTTAAAGTAAATATGTTATTACTCTTGCTCCTCCACCTCTTTTGCTTTTGTTGCTATCTTGTTTAAGAGGTCGCACATCTTTTTCTGGAGATATGAGAACTCCTCTTTTTTATCTCCTATATATAGGAACGCAATATCAAATCCTTTGTTTGCGGTCTGCTCTGCTAATAGTGCCTTGTTCAGGCGGTATGCTTCGCGAGTGCGACGACGGAGCAGATTTCTGTCTACTGCGTGTTTGAATTTTCTTTTTGGAATTGATACCATTATCACACTCTTATCCTCTCCGTTTGGGGTAAAGAGTGCGCGATAGGGGTACGATAATACTCCTTTGGCATTAGCAAAAAGGTTATCTATTCTTGTTTTGCCTCGTAACCTTTCGGATTGTGGTAATGAATATCTTTTTTCAGTTTTCATTGGTGCAAAGATACGAATAAGCGAGCAAAATATAAAGTTTACTTTAATATTTTACAGCGAGCGAGAGTATTTTTGATGTTTGCCTCAAAAAAATAACAAACGCACAAAACTTGTGCGTTTGTTATTGTGGGTATTTACTGAAATAATAAACTGTTATTTCTTTTTTGATGCTTTTGCTTGCTCTTTTAAGAAGTTCTCAATTGCCGCTGTTATTGATGGGAATTGAGGTGTTGGAGCTGATACATCTAAACGTAGCCCGGCATCAGTTACTGCTTTTGCCGTTGTCATTCCAAGTGTTCCAATCTTTATGTCACCTTGCTCAAAATTTGGGAAGTTCTTTAGTAGTGAGTTTATTCCCGCAGGACTGAAGAAGACTAACATATCGTAGTTAAACTCCTCCTCTGGTGTGAAGTCGTTACTTACTGTACGATACATTATTGTTTTTTTGTATTTGATACCTATCTTGTCTAATAGTGGGAATTCTCCATTGCTTACATCAGATATTGGTAATAGAAAGTTCTCTGTTTTGTGACGTGTTAGGTGTGCTTGTAATCCGTCAAGTTTTCCGGTCTCGCTGAAATTTACTTTACGTTTACGATATTGGATATACTTTTGTAGATAGTTTGCTATTTGCTCTGATGTACAAAAGTATTTCATAGTATCAGGTATTGTTACTCGCAACTCAGAACATAGTCTGAAGAAGTGATCGATTGCTGTACGTGCAGTAAATATTATTGCGGTGTACTCCTCGATATATACTTTTTGTTGGCGAAATTCTTTTGCTGATACTCCTTCTACTTTAATGAAGGGACGAAAAACTATATCAACTCCATATTTTTCGGCTATTGTAAAATATGGCGATTTTTCGTTGTCGGGACGTGGTTGTGATACAAGAATTTTCTTAATTTTTGACACGGTACGCTTTTTTTATAGTATTAGTAAAAGGTTTTTTATTGTTTGTCGGTTTCTGTATGTGGTTAAACATCAGATATTTAATGTCCATTTGTATATTATTGCAATAGGCATAATTTCGACGATGCAAAGGTACAAAATAATATTAAAACTTGTAGCAATGTTGTGTTTAAAAATTTTAATATTTCTAATAATAAATATTAATCTAATTCCCCAGACAATTACTAATGCTATGAAAATGAGAGAGTTGGTATGCCACGATGTTAGTATGTATAGTATAATTATTGGTGTAAAAATTATAGACGGTAGGGTGTAATAGGTTATATTGTCTTTTAAGAATTGTTTTGTTTCAAGTGGTGTGAAAAATATTTTTCCTACCAGCCATAATATTATCTGTTGTATTATTATGTATAGTGCAACTATCCCTCCTATTTTTACTATGGGCTGTACTGTTAGTTGGTGTTTATATATATTTTCAGATGATAGGTATAATATTGCTATCGCATATAATATTACACTTATTGTGCATAGTGTTATTCTGATTGTTAAATCTATTATTGTATGCCTTACCTCTTCTTTGCTCTCCTCTTTGTTGCTTGTTAGTGTTCTTAGTGATATTTTTTTTCTGCTTATTGCTACAAATATTACAAAGAGTGAGAATATTAGGAGTATTAAAAGGGAGTTGTTATAACTACTGTTGTGTTGTAGTGGTATGCCCTCAAATCCTTCTTCTGTTATGGTTATAGTATCTTTGACACTTACGAGATTTATGCTATTATTCCCCGTTGTGTCTTGAACTATTGTTTCTGCTGTTTGTGGATTATCTTCTATAACCATTTTTATATTGCGGCTATTTTACGGGCATCTTCTCGCCACCCTGTTGCCTCTTTTATGGCAGCTATTGCTTCTTCAGGTGTTGTTGCTACTTGCCATATTGTTTTATGCTCTTCTCGCATAAAATTCTCTTCTACGGCACGATTTAGTATCTCTATTAATGGATTGTAGTAGTTGTTTGTGTTAAGGATTATGATTGTCCCCGAAAAGAGTCCTAATTGTTTCCATGTTATTATCTCCATAAGTTCCTCAAATGTTCCACAACCGCCGGGCATTGCTATTACTGCATCGGATAGTTGTGCCATTTTTTCCTTGCGAGAGTGCATGGAGGGTGTTACTTCAAGGTGTGTTAAATCTTTGTTCCCCCATCCTTCTGCTATCATAAACTCGGGTATTACTCCTGTTATCTCTCCTTTGTAATCAATCACCCCTTGTGCTAAGGCTCCCATAAGACCTGTTTTACCTGCTCCAAATACGCAACGTATTTTGCTCTCGGCTAATATCTTGCCAAGAGTATATGCTGCATCAAGGTATTTTTTGTCGGCTTTTGAACTTGATGCACAATATACGCATACCGTCTTTGGGGGTGTCATATTCTTCTTCTCTTTTACACGTTAAAGCGGAAGTGCATTATATCGCCATCTTGTACTATATACTCTTTGCCTTCGATGCTTATCTTTCCTGCTTCACGACATGCTGCTTCAGATCCGTATTTTATATAGTCTTCGTATTTTATAACTTCGGCACGAATGAATCCTTTTTCAAAGTCGGTGTGTATTACTCCTGCACATTGTGGTGCTTTGCTTCCTTTGCGGTAGGTCCATGCTCTTACTTCCGGCTCTCCTGCTGTTATATATGTTTCAAGGTCTAATAGGCGGTATGCTGATTGTATTAGTCGTGCCATTCCCGACTCTTTTAGTCCTATCTCCTCGAGGAACATTTGTCGCTCTTCGTATGTGTCAAACTCTGCAATCTCTGATTCTATCTTTGCTGACACGATTAGTAGTTCAGCATTCTCCTCTTTTATTGCCTCTTTTACTGCATCTACATATTTGTTTCCGTTTGCTGCTGATGCTTCATCTACGTTACATACATAGAGTACGGGTTTTGAGGTGAGAAGGAATAGTTCTCGTGCTACTTTTTGTTCATCTTTTGTTTCAAATGTAACGCTTCGTGCAGGTTTTCCTTGCTCTAAGGCTGCTTTGTATGCCATGAGTACATCGCACGCAAGTTTTGCGTTTTTGTCGCCTCCTGTTTGTGCCTGTTTTTGTACTTTTGAAAGGCGTGTCTCTACGGTCTCCAAGTCGCGTATTTGTAATTCGTAGTCTATTATCTCTTTGTCACGAACCGGGTCTATTGTTCCGTCAACGTGTGTGATGTTTTCATCATCAAAGCAGCGTAATACGTGTAATATGGCATCGGTTTCGCGTATGTTTGCAAGGAACTTGTTTCCTAATCCTTCGCCTTTGCTTGCTCCTTTTACCAATCCTGCAATATCTACTATCTCAACAGTTGTTGGTACTATGCGTTGTGGTTTTACTATTTCGGCTAGTTTGTTTAGTCTCTCATCGGGTACTGTTATTACTCCTACGTTTGGTTCTATTGTACAGAAAGGGAAGTTTGCTGCTTGTGCTTTTGCATTTGATAAGCAGTTGAAAAGGGTTGATTTTCCTACGTTGGGTAATCCAACTATTCCGCATTGTAATGCCATATCTATCTTTTGTTATTGTGTGTTTATTAATCTTGTTATGGTTTTGCGAGTGTAATATAAAATAAGTATCTCTGCAAGATTTTATTTTTTTGCAAAGATACTTATTTTAAATGAATTTATGTACATCCTTATGGTTTTGTTATAATCTCCATTCCGCCCATATATGGTACTAACGCTTTTGGTATGCGTATTCCTTCGGGTGTTTGGTTGTTTTCTAACAATGCTGCTACTATACGTGGTAGGGCTAATGCACTTCCGTTAAGGGTGTGTACGAGTTGTGTTTTCTTTTCGGCTGAGCGATAACGACATTTTAGTCGGTTTGATTGGTAACTTTCAAAGTTTGATACTGATGATACCTCTAACCAGCGTTTTTGTGCTGCTGAATATACTTCAAAGTCGTATGTTAGTGCCGATGTGAAACTCATATCTCCTCCGCATAGACGTAGTATGTGCCATGGTAACTCTAATTTGTCAACAAGGGTTTGTACGTATGATACCATCTCATCGAGTGCTGCGTATGAGTTTTCGGGTTTTTCAATACGAACAATCTCTACTTTGTCAAATTGGTGTAGGCGGTTTAATCCTCTAACGTCTTTTCCGTATGAACCTGCTTCGCGGCGGAAACATGCTGAGTATGCTGTGTTTTTGCATGGCAGATCTTTCTCATCAAGTATTACATCGCGATAGATGTTTGTTACTGGTACTTCGGCTGTTGGTATTAGGTATAGGTCATCTTCGTTACAGTGGTACATTTGTCCCTCTTTGTCGGGTAATTGTCCTGTTCCGTATCCCGATGCTGCATTTACTACGTATGGGGGTTGTACCTCAAGGTATCCTGCTTCACGTGCGTTGTCAAGGAAGAAGTTTATCAATGCTCTTTGTAGTCTTGCTCCATTGCCTTTATATACGGGGAAACCTGCTCCTGAGATTTTTACTCCTAACTCAAAGTCTATCAGGTCATATATTTTTGCTAACTCCCAGTGTGGTAGTGCGTCCTCTGATAGGTTGGGCATCTCTCCTCCCTCTTTTACTACAAGGTTGTCCTCTGCTGTTTTTCCATCGGGGACTAGATCGCATGGGGTGTTAGGGATTGTGAGAAGAATCTCGGTAATCTCTTTTTCGGCATTTGTCATTGCTTCATCTAATTTTGAGGTCTTCTCTTTTAGTGATGCTACTTCTTGTTTTACCTCTTCTGCTTTCTCTTTTTCTCCGTTCTTCATCAACATTCCTATCTGTGATGATAGGGTTTTGATTTGTGATAATGCAGAGTCTAATTCGGCTTGTGTGGTTCTGCGAACTTTATCTGTCTCTATGATTTTCTCTATTAACTCTTTAGCATCAAAATGCTTGCGAGCCAATCGGCGTATTATATCGTCGGGATTCTCTTTTATTGCTGCAAGTGTTAACATCTTATTCTTTTTTTATTTTGATAATAATTCTTTTACTTTTGCTGATATTGCTTTTCCTTCAACTTTTCCTGCCAACTCTTTTGTGGCTACTCCCATTACCATTCCCATTTGTTGTGGTGAGGTTGCTCCTACTCGTTCAATGATGGCTTTTAATGCCTCTTCAAGTTCTTGGGGAGTTAACTGTTTGGGTAGATACTCTTCTATGATTTTTGCTTCGGCAAGATTTAAATCTGCTAAATCCTGACGGTTGTTGGATGTAAAGATTTCAGCTACCTCTTTGCGTTGTTTTACTAACTTTACAAGAATTTTCATAGCAGTGTCGTCACTTAACTCTCCATCTGCTCCTTTTGCTGTTTTTGCTTCAATAAACTCTTTTTTTATTGCTCGCAAAGTGTCGAGGCGTACTTGGTCTTTTGCCTTCATTGCCTCTTTTATGCCTTCGCTTATTTTATCGAACATATTCATCTTTCTAAAAGATTATAGGTTTTTCAGTACTATTTTTTTGTTGTTTTGTTTCAGTTGTAGGCTCTATTCCTCTTACTTGTTGTTTGAAGTTCTTTGGACGTGAGTATGCCGGTGTGTTCATTACTTTTTCAATAAGTGCATCATCGTCCATTTCATCTATTGAGAATTGTACGTATGTGCTTCTTATGTTTTCCCAGAATATTTTGTCCTCTGCCGATGTTCCATAGACATCTATTATTATGTCGTCGTTAGTTGCTATGGTTGTCTGCGTAGTTGGTTGTTTGGCATCTGGTAATGAGGGTACTGTTGTGTCAATATTAAATCCTGTTGCCAATAGGGTTACTTTAACCTTATCTCCAAGTGATTCATCAACAGTAAATCCCCATATCACATCTACGCCGTCGCTTTTGAAACGTTCCATAAATGTCTTTATCTCTGTTGCTTCAGACATTGATACTTGTGATGAGAGGTATAGGTTGAATAATACTTTCTTGGCATTATTTACATCGCCCTCTTTTAGCAATGGTGATCTTAGAGCATCCTCAAAGGCGTTTGTTATACGATTTTCTCCTTCTCCTATACCTGTACTCATAATTGCTACTCCTCCATCTTTAAGGGTATTGCGAACATCTTTAAAGTCCACATTTATGGTTCCTGTGATAGTGATTATTTCAGCAACACTCTTTGCTGCATTTGTTAGGGTGTCATCTGCCTTTTCAAATGCGTTTATAAAGTTTAGGTCGGGGTATATCTCTGTCAGGCGTTCATTGTTGATGATTAGTAGTGCATCAACATTTTTACGCATCTCTTTTACTCCCTCCCACGCTTGAATAATTTTTTTGCGTAGCTCAAATAGGAATGGTATTGTTACGATTCCTATTGTAAGTATTCCCTTCTCTCGGGCTACACGTGCTACAACAGGTGCTGCTCCTGTTCCTGTTCCTCCTCCCATTCCTGCAGTGATGAATACCATTTCGGTATTGCTGTCAAATATTGTGGCTATTTGCTCAAGGCTCTCTTCTGCTATGCGACGTCCCTCTTCAGGATCGCCTCCTGCTCCAAGCCCTTTTCCTATTTGTACTTTTGTGGGTATGTCGGAGTCTTCCATTGCTTGACGGTCGGTGTTACATAGTACAAAATCTACATTTTTAATTCCTGTTTTGTACATGTGTTTTACTGCATTTCCTCCACCTCCTCCAACTCCAATAACTTTTATTATTGGTGCATTGATATTTGATGGCTCTGAAAATGGATCTATATTTGCAATCTCTGTTTCTGAGAATATTTTGTTTTCTTCCATAATCTCTCTCTTTTATTATTTGATGGATTCGTTTTTATCTTCCTCCATTATGTTTTCAACTGTATTTCTTATTTTATCAAACAGACTTGTTTTTGCCTGTTTTTCTTCTTTTTGGGGTTTTGAGGGTTTCTCTTTTTCTACCTCTTTTTTTACTTTAGGTGTCTCCTCTTTTTGAGATTTCTCTGTTTTCTCTATCTTTAATCTGTTCCACCAACTGGTTTTTTCTTTCTTTGTTGAGGATTTATCTATTGATTCTCCTGCTATCAATAACATTCCCATTGCTTGTGAGAACATGGGGATTTGAATATCTACGTTTTGTTCTAATATTATTCTTCCGGATATTGAACCGCAATGCACATCTAATCCGGTTTCTTTACGAAGTAGTTCGGGTAGATCTTTTAGTTGAGATGCTCCTCCTGTTATTATTATTCCTCCCTTTATTGCTGATTTGTATCCCGATTCTTGTATTTGATATACTATATTTGATACTATCTCCTCAACTCGGGCAACTGATACTCTTATTAGGTCAATGGGTTTTATTGGTCCATTGCTTTGAGCATCAAGTGTTATATTGCTATAGTTGTTGCTATTGTTAAGTATTGCTCCTCCTATAGATATTTTATATTGTTCGGCTGTTTCACTTACAAGTCCTAATGACATTATATCCATTGTTATGTTTTTTCCTCCCAATGGTATTGTTGATATTTGTCGTAAGTAACCGTTTGTGTATATTGAAACTTCAGTAATTCCTCCTCCAAGGTTTACCAATGCACAGCCTTTTATTTTATCTTCTTTTGTTAGTATTGCTTCAGCATCTGCTTTTGATGATAGTATTAAATCAATAATAGGTATGCCTACTTTGTCAAATACGGTTGATATGTTTTTTGAAATTATTTGACGTGCTACTACAAGTTGCATATCCAACTGTATCTTTTTTGCTTCCATCCCAAGCGGATTTGATACCATTGTATCGTTGATGTATGTTTCGTTTGCTATTACATCTACAATTTCACTTGCCGAGATTGGTATATTGCGTCCCTCTTTATTGAGTTCTTCAAGTAGTGAACTGGTTATT
This region includes:
- the ftsA gene encoding cell division protein FtsA; translated protein: MDISNLIVTIDLGSSNIVGLAGIKEGNKIKVVATEKVTSEGAIRRGSIVNIDVCASKVRDLITKLEEKLSTKIQGVYVGIGGQSLRTVKNNVSRHLPDGTKITSSLLEELNKEGRNIPISASEIVDVIANETYINDTMVSNPLGMEAKKIQLDMQLVVARQIISKNISTVFDKVGIPIIDLILSSKADAEAILTKEDKIKGCALVNLGGGITEVSIYTNGYLRQISTIPLGGKNITMDIMSLGLVSETAEQYKISIGGAILNNSNNYSNITLDAQSNGPIKPIDLIRVSVARVEEIVSNIVYQIQESGYKSAIKGGIIITGGASQLKDLPELLRKETGLDVHCGSISGRIILEQNVDIQIPMFSQAMGMLLIAGESIDKSSTKKEKTSWWNRLKIEKTEKSQKEETPKVKKEVEKEKPSKPQKEEKQAKTSLFDKIRNTVENIMEEDKNESIK